One Castanea sativa cultivar Marrone di Chiusa Pesio chromosome 4, ASM4071231v1 DNA window includes the following coding sequences:
- the LOC142633055 gene encoding F-box protein At1g30790-like: MAEFQVKEKRKAAIETGRSFFDSIPHQIILNIFLMLQLRYVLRLKSVCKAWYVLIHDDFIDLYFKLSRKNSFGIGIGLSTGPHARDYDSKTMIPYEISSLQIGGGIKTLMIKNISAIDGCLSVRYSINGLIFLSDDDDFYVCNPSTGEFVTLPRFIHHPCPDTKRRIYETGFGYSSLINQYKVIIIFQDFCGKKPVSKVKVAVITVRSSSNSWRIIDDFPQYKYLGERGTVCLNGTIYLMGFCDHRTHLVEVLAFDVADETVRKITPPPEIYDKILPNLSELEGKLCLIDFNDLDDEKSFEIYMMVEDHQWESRYTLFSKDFKLDFDYSLYYTQYQCLRHGKLLIWSELIDGWRFFYIKSKTYETIELAASDFSISLFPYEESLASICSMNDTLTANCLEVEANVP, translated from the coding sequence ATGGCTGAGTttcaagttaaagaaaaaagaaaagcagcCATAGAAACAGGCAGAAGTTTTTTTGATTCCATCCCACATCAAATCATCCTCAATATTTTCTTAATGCTTCAACTGCGTTACGTCCTCAGATTGAAGTCCGTGTGTAAGGCCTGGTATGTATTAATCCATGATGACTTCATAGACTTGTACTTTAAGCTTTCAAGGAAAAACTCTTTTGGGATTGGCATTGGACTTAGTACTGGTCCTCATGCCCGCGACTATGATTCTAAAACTATGATTCCTTATGAAATATCTTCTTTACAAATAGGAGGTGGGATAAAGactttgatgataaaaaacataTCTGCCATCGATGGATGTTTGAGTGTAAGATATTCAATTAATGGTTTGATCTTCCTATccgatgatgatgatttttatGTTTGTAATCCAAGCACTGGAGAGTTTGTTACCCTCCCCAGATTTATTCATCATCCTTGTCCTGATACGAAAAGGAGGATTTATGAAACTGGATTTGGATATTCTTCATTGATAAATCAATATAAAGTGATCATTATCTTTCAAgatttttgtggaaaaaaacCAGTTTCTAAGGTCAAGGTTGCAGTAATAACAGTGAGAAGTTCTTCAAATTCATGGAGGATCATCGATGATTTCCCGCAATATAAATATCTTGGCGAACGAGGAACAGTATGTTTGAATGGCACTATATACCTGATGGGTTTCTGCGATCATCGTACCCATCTTGTTGAGGTTTTGGCATTTGATGTGGCCGATGAAACAGTCCGAAAAATCACTCCACCTCCAgaaatttatgataaaattttgcCCAACTTGTCCGAACTTGAAGGgaaattgtgtttaattgaCTTCAACGACCTTGATGATGAGAAATCTTTTGAGATATATATGATGGTAGAGGATCATCAATGGGAGTCTCGATATACATTATTTTCTAAGGATTTCAAACTAGATTTTGATTATTCCCTATATTATACCCAATATCAATGCCTCAGACATGGGAAATTACTAATATGGTCAGAGTTGATTGATGGATGGcgttttttttatatcaaaagcAAAACCTACGAAACTATTGAACTTGCTGCTTCAGATTTCAGTATAAGCCTTTTTCCTTATGAAGAAAGTCTAGCCTCTATATGTAGTATGAATGATACTCTCACTGCCAATTGCCTAGAGGTTGAAGCTAACGTGCCCTGA